Proteins from a genomic interval of Collinsella sp. zg1085:
- a CDS encoding ABC transporter ATP-binding protein translates to MSENEVIEATHISKRYMRRQVLSDVTLTVPEGEVRALIGENGAGKSTFIRIVCGIATATSGTLSLFGQTGSRKLRLARRYLGFVPDTSGAYQDMSALQNLKVRCTEWGIPTTEAMPALKLVGLGDTGKTHVGKFSMGMKRRLDIATALLGDTKLIVMDEPINGLDPLGIIEMRDIIHTLHHKEGKTILLSSHNLNELEKSATSFSFMKKGSIIGYAESKEIAQMPAQTLVIKSFRIGAVTDLLHAHYKDIRCFSVEENTLYIEGMLPNSGEIAELLSQQQIPFHEIYCKKPSLEDYYKVMVQSAEQACLSA, encoded by the coding sequence ATGTCAGAAAACGAGGTTATCGAAGCTACTCATATTTCTAAGCGCTATATGCGTCGACAGGTGCTCAGCGATGTAACACTTACGGTGCCTGAAGGTGAAGTGCGGGCACTCATTGGAGAAAACGGAGCCGGTAAGAGTACCTTTATTCGTATAGTTTGTGGCATTGCTACAGCAACTTCAGGAACACTTAGCTTATTCGGGCAAACAGGCTCCCGCAAACTGCGCCTTGCTCGTCGGTATTTGGGCTTTGTGCCCGATACAAGTGGTGCCTACCAAGATATGAGTGCCTTGCAAAACTTAAAAGTGCGCTGCACTGAGTGGGGTATTCCAACGACCGAAGCGATGCCTGCTCTCAAATTGGTTGGACTCGGAGATACTGGTAAAACACATGTAGGTAAGTTTTCTATGGGTATGAAACGTCGGTTAGATATAGCAACAGCACTTCTTGGCGATACCAAACTTATTGTTATGGACGAGCCTATCAACGGTTTGGATCCTTTGGGAATTATTGAGATGCGCGATATTATTCATACACTTCATCACAAAGAGGGAAAGACAATTTTGCTTTCGTCGCATAATCTCAATGAGCTTGAAAAGTCTGCAACGTCGTTTTCGTTTATGAAAAAAGGCAGCATTATTGGTTATGCTGAAAGTAAAGAGATTGCTCAAATGCCAGCCCAGACACTTGTAATAAAGAGTTTTCGTATTGGCGCTGTGACAGATTTGCTTCACGCGCACTATAAAGACATACGATGCTTTTCGGTTGAAGAAAACACACTTTATATTGAGGGAATGCTGCCAAATTCGGGTGAAATAGCAGAACTATTGTCGCAGCAGCAAATACCTTTCCATGAGATTTATTGTAAGAAGCCAAGCCTTGAAGATTATTACAAGGTAATGGTGCAATCGGCAGAACAAGCGTGCTTGTCCGCCTAG
- a CDS encoding helix-turn-helix transcriptional regulator, whose protein sequence is MANHYLIMELETMLLEAGKSSSDIIRATGHTAANISKLKNGKVRAIRFKTLLDICEELNCQPGDIIKCVTEEELEALAVERARNAVERMKGDSSKLNLPTNVYAVDLSDE, encoded by the coding sequence ATGGCTAATCACTATCTCATTATGGAATTGGAAACGATGCTTCTTGAAGCAGGAAAGTCAAGCTCAGATATCATTCGTGCAACAGGGCATACCGCTGCAAATATCTCAAAGTTAAAGAATGGTAAGGTGCGGGCTATTCGTTTTAAGACGCTTTTGGATATTTGTGAAGAGCTTAATTGTCAGCCAGGCGACATTATTAAATGCGTTACTGAGGAAGAGCTTGAGGCACTTGCAGTTGAGCGGGCGCGCAATGCTGTTGAGCGCATGAAAGGTGATAGTTCTAAATTAAATTTACCTACAAATGTATATGCTGTTGATTTAAGTGACGAATAG
- the metA gene encoding homoserine O-succinyltransferase, translating to MPIRIPDALPATSELEHENIFVMTEYRALHQDIRTLRVLILNLMPTKLATETQIMRKLSNTPLQIEVELLRTKTHEAKNVSEHHLEAFYRTFRDVEFDHYDGLIITGAPVEQLEFEDVDYWDELVQIMDWSKTHVHSTLHICWGAQAGLYHHYGIQKYPLPQKASGVFEHTLVKPHSPLVRGIDDSFRAVHSRNTEVRREDVEACDELEIIAESDEAGLYIVKSVDSQNFFVFGHPEYDAETLRLEYERDCAHNVPVEVPKHYFPGDNPQATPRNTWRSAAQLLYTNWLNYYVYQTTPYDLREIGRDARNRSGLCL from the coding sequence ATGCCAATAAGAATTCCTGATGCCCTGCCTGCCACGAGCGAGCTTGAGCACGAGAACATTTTTGTAATGACAGAGTACCGTGCGCTGCATCAGGACATTCGTACGCTACGCGTGCTTATTTTGAACCTTATGCCTACAAAGCTTGCCACCGAAACACAGATTATGCGCAAGCTTTCAAATACCCCCTTGCAAATTGAAGTTGAGCTTTTGCGAACAAAAACCCATGAAGCAAAAAATGTTTCTGAACATCATTTAGAGGCGTTTTATCGAACCTTTCGCGATGTTGAGTTTGACCACTACGACGGCCTGATTATTACGGGCGCACCGGTTGAACAGCTTGAGTTTGAAGATGTTGATTATTGGGATGAACTCGTTCAGATTATGGATTGGTCAAAGACACACGTACATTCAACCTTGCATATCTGCTGGGGAGCACAGGCAGGTTTATATCATCACTACGGTATTCAGAAATATCCTTTGCCACAAAAAGCCTCCGGTGTATTTGAACACACCTTGGTAAAGCCTCATTCTCCCTTGGTACGCGGTATTGACGACTCATTTAGGGCTGTTCACTCACGCAATACTGAGGTTCGGCGTGAAGATGTTGAGGCTTGTGACGAGCTAGAGATTATTGCTGAGTCTGATGAAGCGGGCCTCTATATTGTAAAGAGCGTTGATAGTCAAAACTTTTTTGTCTTTGGTCACCCGGAGTACGATGCCGAGACCTTACGTTTAGAGTATGAGCGTGACTGTGCTCATAATGTTCCGGTTGAGGTTCCCAAACATTATTTTCCCGGTGATAATCCGCAGGCTACACCGCGCAATACATGGCGAAGTGCAGCACAGCTGCTCTATACCAATTGGCTGAACTACTACGTATATCAAACAACACCCTATGATTTGCGTGAGATTGGTCGCGATGCGCGAAATCGTTCAGGGCTTTGTTTGTAG
- a CDS encoding MBL fold metallo-hydrolase, whose amino-acid sequence MRFEDMHSDLSSSIGSSHAPTYPLHLHVLGSGSKGNCALIEGPQGFIMIDNGFSRREVLRRMDKLGLDATRVQALILTHEHSDHVGGVSVWCKKFDGALFASDRTTATRPYLDALPFTSFAAGDTFEVAGIRVQSFATSHDVVNPVGFRFSTKDDAIGFATDTGWLSDTAQGCLFDARILALESNHDVSMLKQGSYPLYLQQRILADTGHLSNDQAAEAVQSLVTKRTEHVIGMHVSQENNSPSKVVKNLSQALGAQLLNAVGTEALLERESGIAPLYIHVASQTEPRSFL is encoded by the coding sequence ATGAGATTTGAAGATATGCACTCAGATTTATCCTCGTCTATAGGCTCATCGCACGCTCCTACATACCCGCTGCATCTCCATGTGTTAGGAAGTGGGTCAAAAGGAAACTGCGCTCTCATTGAGGGGCCTCAAGGTTTCATCATGATTGACAACGGCTTTTCACGACGCGAAGTTCTGCGTCGCATGGATAAACTGGGGCTCGATGCCACGCGCGTTCAGGCACTCATACTCACGCATGAACATTCCGACCATGTGGGCGGCGTCTCAGTTTGGTGCAAAAAATTTGATGGAGCATTATTTGCCAGCGATAGAACGACTGCTACCCGCCCCTATTTAGACGCTCTCCCCTTCACGAGTTTTGCAGCAGGCGACACCTTTGAAGTTGCCGGAATACGCGTTCAGAGTTTTGCGACCTCACACGATGTGGTAAATCCTGTAGGCTTTCGCTTCTCAACAAAAGACGACGCTATAGGCTTTGCAACCGATACCGGATGGCTAAGCGACACTGCACAGGGCTGTCTATTTGACGCACGCATCTTGGCGCTTGAGTCAAACCATGATGTTTCCATGCTCAAGCAAGGCTCCTATCCTTTATATCTCCAACAGCGTATCCTTGCCGATACTGGGCACTTATCCAACGACCAAGCGGCAGAAGCCGTGCAATCTCTTGTTACAAAACGTACCGAACATGTTATTGGTATGCATGTTTCACAAGAGAATAACTCGCCGTCGAAGGTGGTTAAAAACCTGAGTCAAGCTTTGGGCGCACAGCTGCTTAATGCCGTAGGAACCGAGGCGCTGCTCGAGCGTGAATCAGGTATCGCGCCCTTGTATATTCACGTTGCCAGCCAAACGGAGCCGCGTAGTTTTCTCTAA
- the tilS gene encoding tRNA lysidine(34) synthetase TilS yields MPTVAQQYIRARRRTAAVVSASTEAMSAPVVLMVSGGADSTALLLMACNDELDLMDGRGSARIARERLHVLHVNHHLRGAQSDADEAFVRALCERAGLSMCVEHATFMQNGGENLEAAAREVRYRAARRYVAELSKRFGTPRSAARIVTAHTASDRTETFFMNAIRGSGLSGLSSIPQRRNIIVRPLMKYTHAELIAYLNINNQLWREDESNQDTGYLRNFVRHKLVPVAKARNPQLEHTVSAACDVLTSEDAFMEHLAAQALRQIIRQQQSGLVVVDGSRLRQSEVALARRMVRQMVAMLDENARLELMHVEAVLECVAAAQGSCTLPGGIDARMEFGALSLRSATAREELASGWLSCPGVMPLANGLVLEAQIRRLKPSETALDLAQRLARSDHSLACFDAESLGYSAVQLSLDTAAVQLWVSPPAPGDIMCPLGMQGRSKKLSDILGARRIPVADRPQVPVLRTAPAASIVWAAGVCLDDRFKVSPSTRYMLILGMRKPGDELLG; encoded by the coding sequence ATGCCAACAGTTGCACAGCAATATATTCGCGCACGTCGCCGGACGGCAGCCGTGGTATCTGCTTCAACCGAGGCAATGTCTGCACCAGTGGTGCTTATGGTATCAGGTGGTGCGGACTCAACAGCGCTTCTTTTGATGGCGTGTAACGACGAGCTTGACCTGATGGACGGGCGCGGCTCTGCGCGTATTGCACGCGAGCGCCTTCATGTGTTGCACGTTAACCATCATCTTCGAGGCGCTCAGTCTGATGCCGATGAAGCCTTTGTTCGTGCGCTCTGTGAGCGCGCAGGCCTGTCTATGTGTGTCGAACATGCTACGTTTATGCAAAATGGCGGGGAAAACCTCGAAGCAGCTGCACGTGAAGTGCGCTATCGAGCGGCGCGTCGTTATGTGGCTGAGCTTTCTAAACGCTTTGGCACCCCTCGTTCTGCTGCGCGTATCGTAACGGCGCATACGGCGAGTGACCGTACCGAGACCTTTTTTATGAACGCTATTAGAGGTTCAGGGCTTTCGGGTTTGTCGAGTATTCCGCAGCGCCGCAACATCATTGTGCGCCCGCTCATGAAATACACCCATGCTGAGCTGATTGCCTATCTCAATATAAACAACCAACTCTGGCGGGAGGATGAATCCAACCAAGACACGGGCTATCTCAGAAACTTTGTGCGCCACAAATTGGTGCCCGTGGCAAAGGCAAGAAATCCGCAGCTTGAACATACAGTGAGCGCGGCATGCGATGTACTTACGAGTGAAGATGCTTTTATGGAACATCTGGCGGCGCAGGCGCTCCGGCAGATTATTCGCCAGCAGCAATCGGGGCTTGTTGTGGTTGATGGTAGCCGTTTGCGCCAGAGTGAAGTTGCACTTGCGCGGCGCATGGTGCGACAGATGGTGGCTATGCTTGATGAGAATGCTCGCCTTGAGCTTATGCATGTTGAGGCGGTGCTTGAATGTGTTGCGGCAGCTCAAGGGTCGTGTACTTTGCCGGGTGGCATTGACGCGCGCATGGAGTTTGGGGCTTTGAGTCTGCGAAGTGCAACGGCGCGTGAAGAACTTGCATCTGGGTGGCTGAGCTGCCCGGGCGTGATGCCTTTAGCCAATGGCTTGGTGCTCGAAGCGCAGATACGACGGCTTAAACCGTCTGAAACGGCGCTCGACCTTGCTCAAAGGCTTGCTCGCAGCGACCATAGTCTTGCCTGTTTTGATGCAGAATCGCTTGGTTATAGTGCTGTGCAACTTTCACTTGATACAGCAGCGGTACAGTTATGGGTAAGCCCGCCAGCTCCTGGCGATATTATGTGCCCATTAGGTATGCAGGGGCGGTCAAAAAAGCTTTCAGACATATTGGGTGCTCGCCGGATTCCGGTGGCAGACCGTCCGCAAGTTCCCGTGCTTCGTACTGCACCTGCAGCAAGTATTGTGTGGGCAGCGGGCGTTTGTCTTGATGACCGCTTTAAGGTTAGCCCATCAACACGGTATATGCTGATACTTGGCATGCGCAAACCTGGCGACGAGCTACTCGGATAG
- the hpt gene encoding hypoxanthine phosphoribosyltransferase produces METQHPDVEKILFSETEIQSMVKRIGKQISEDYADKDLVLIAVLRGAVVFMGDLMRSIECPLAIDFMAVSSYGDGTKSSGVVRIVKDLDMDIKDRDVLIVEDILDTGLTLKYLMKNLLHRHPASLEVATFLWKDVEGRETAIEPKYVCTHCPDEFVIGYGLDYAERYRNLPYVGILKPEVYS; encoded by the coding sequence ATGGAAACGCAGCATCCAGATGTTGAGAAGATTCTCTTTTCAGAGACAGAGATACAGTCAATGGTAAAGCGTATTGGTAAGCAAATTAGTGAAGACTATGCCGACAAAGATTTGGTGCTCATTGCAGTGCTGCGCGGAGCCGTGGTCTTTATGGGAGACCTCATGCGCTCCATAGAGTGTCCGCTTGCTATCGACTTTATGGCCGTGTCGAGCTACGGTGATGGCACTAAGTCATCGGGCGTAGTACGCATTGTAAAAGACCTAGATATGGATATTAAAGACCGTGATGTTCTTATTGTTGAGGATATTCTTGATACCGGTCTTACGCTCAAGTATCTCATGAAAAATCTGCTGCATCGTCACCCAGCTTCACTTGAGGTTGCAACTTTTCTTTGGAAAGACGTAGAGGGTCGTGAGACTGCAATTGAGCCCAAGTATGTGTGCACACATTGCCCCGATGAGTTTGTCATTGGTTACGGTCTTGACTATGCTGAGCGCTATCGCAACTTGCCCTATGTTGGCATCTTAAAGCCGGAGGTTTATTCGTAG